From a single Callospermophilus lateralis isolate mCalLat2 unplaced genomic scaffold, mCalLat2.hap1 Scaffold_1105, whole genome shotgun sequence genomic region:
- the LOC143388356 gene encoding olfactory receptor 14C36-like — protein MDNSTMVTEFLLLGSPDGWDLSFLYFTVFPMTYLGTLLGNLLIVTVTTADQNLHTPMYFFLRNLSILDMCFISITVPSACINSLTAISVTGCATQIFLVIFCASVELLFLTIMAWDRYVAICQPLQYPLIMNPQFCVRMTLASLLSGLLYAGVHTGNTFWLSFCKSNVVHQFFCDVPSLLRLSSSDTTSNKVLILVSAVVICGGCFLLIVVSYFCIFSAVLKFPTRAPWKAFSTCIPHILVVSIFLSSITGVYLRSSATSDTLEDMVLSAFYTMVPPFLNPLLYSLRNKQVKDAVRRLMGRQLFSGKFKKSEIYTNLSREVEAESSKSVASPPGPAANHA, from the exons ATGGATAATTCCACCATGGTAACTGAATTTCTCCTCCTTGGCTCTCCTGATGGCTGGGATCTGAGTTTCCTCTATTTCACAGTATTCCCAATGACCTACTTGGGTACCTTGTTAGGGAACCTTCTCATCGTCACTGTCACCACTGCTGACCAGAACCTGCAcacacccatgtacttcttcctcaggaACCTGTCCATCCTGGACATGTGCTTCATTTCCATCACTGTCCCCAGTGCCTGTATCAACTCTCTCACTGCCATTTCAGTGACTGGTTGTGCAACCCAGATCTTCCTGGTCATTTTTTGTGCAAGTGTTGAACTTCTGTTTCTCACCATCATGGCCTGggaccgctatgtggccatctgccaGCCCCTCCAGTACCCTCTCATCATGAACCCTCAATTTTGTGTCCGCATGACCCTGGCTTCATTGCTCAGTGGTCTGCTGTATGCAGGTGTGCACACTGGGAAcacattttggctgtccttctgcAAGTCAAACGTGGTCCATCAGTTCTTCTGTGATGTCCCCTCTCTGCTGAGGCTCTCCTCTTCTGACACCACCAGCAACAAGGTCCTTATTCTTGTCTCTGCTGTGGTTATTTGTGGTGGTTGCTTCCTTCTTATTGTCGtgtcatatttttgcatattttctgCTGTGCTGAAATTTCCCACCAGAGCCCCATGGAAGGCCTTCTCCACCTGCATCCCTCACATCCTTGTGGTGTCCATCTTCCTCAGTTCCATCACAGGTGTGTACCTGAGGTCCTCAGCAACCTCTGACACACTCGAGGACATGGTTCTCTCTGCCTTTTACACCATGGTTCCTCCCTTCCTGAATCCTCTCCTCTACAGTCTCAGGAACAAACAGGTAAAGGACGCTGTGAGGAGATTAATGGGAAGACAGTTGTTCTCAGGGAA atttaaaaaatcagagatatacACAAACTTGAGCAGAGAAGTAGAAGCAGAGTCTAGTAAAAGTGTTGCATCTCCACCTGGTCCAGCAGCCAATCATGCTTGA